The following nucleotide sequence is from Pagrus major chromosome 13, Pma_NU_1.0.
attaaaacagaggCACACtatgaaggacagacagaagtatgtgcaaaactaaaagtaaacaaaattacacaaaatatgttCATGAAGATTTGgtacaaataaaattacataaaaatctaaaaaactCAACAATCCAATCAgattcacacattttacacaccacATGTTTCTGACAAAAACTGATTCATCATTTCACATCTTGCATATGTAATATTTCCCAAATGTTCAGTAAATGTAGCTCACAAGTCAAATTTCGTCAAACAAGATGGTCTAATCACTCTGTAGGAAACAATCACAGATTCTCtaaactgagaagaaaaaaacaaaacaatataaaatccaataaaattcATCATCGTCCCACCTCCTATGTTTGATCAGTGCAGTGCAGACACACCTCAACATGTACAGCACCACAGATGAGTCTCTCTTTAATCTCCTGTCTACTTGAGCTCACACAACTCTGCTGTGGTACCAGTACCGCCTAGAAGCCAAaatccagcatagagaggctgagtgaacgtggtctggactctgtggaggagagtgatggtttcagagacgctgtagtaAGACAGAGTACCTGCACTATGATCCAGGTAAACTCCTATTGAGGACTGAGGGCCTGAGATGGAAGTAGCAACATTATTATGTCTGAATTTATAACCTCCACTGTTATATCTTAATGACCAGGATTTGTTATTATTTCCAAATCCACATTCAGTATATGTCCCTGTTCTGCTAATGTTCTTGTATGCAACTGCTATACAGACGTACCCGCTCCActtcacctcccagtaacaacgtccagtcagaccctctctactcaggacctggCACCATTCAACAAATCTGTGTGGGTGAGCTGAATATACCTGGTCTACTGacattaatgttgcttttctgttcctgcCACTTAATGACAAacgtgtgtttgctgtgtttggatccagtgtgatgtcacaagaaTACTTGAGAAgttcagttctggttctgggctCTAAAACATCCACTCTAGTCACTGCCCGTGAGATCTTTGTCCACTCCTCACTCAGGACAGCCTGAAGTTTATCTCTGGCCTccgacacagctgctgtcacacccTCAAAAGAGCACAGAGGACGTATATCAACGCTGGGTAAGTCTTTAGGTTCGCTCAGACGTGACAGTGAGAAGTAGTTGTTCAGGAAATGGAGATGAtcttctgtgtgtgagagcttctccagctcagcgtctttcctccgcagctcagtgatctcctgctgcagctcctcctcaagATCTTTAGCccgactcacttcagttttctgctgtgatctgatctgctgcttcacgtcagagcttctcttctcaATGAGACGGATCAACCTGGTGAATGTCTTCTCACTGTCCTCCACAGCTTTGTCAGCAGAAAGATTGATAGCCTCCACCCTCCGCTGAAGCACCTTgacgtctttctctctgtcctggattctctgttgGATTGTTTGCTGACTCGCCCCGAGCTCCGTCTGCCTCTCAGccctttctgctgcagcagagactgtgTCATGGCCTTTATGATCATCCatggagcagagataacagatacactgctgatcagtgcggcagaaaatcttcatcacctcgtcatggcgagagcagatgttctcctgaaGCTTTAAGGTGGCTTcaaccagcttgtgtttctttaacagAGCCACACTGtagtgaggctggaggtgttgcTCACAGTATGAAAGCATACACACCAGACAGGACTTGAAGGCTTTCAGCTTCTTCCCAGTGCAGTAGTCACAGGCCACGTCTCCAGGTCCAGCATAGGAATGATCAGGTGAAGAAGCTTGAAGTTGTACTTTCTTCAGTTCCTCCACGAActctgctaacatggtgtttttcaccaggacaggcctcggtgtgaagctctgcctgcactgagggcagctgtgtgcTTCCTTGTCTTTCTCCGTGTCCCAGCAGTCTTTAATACAGCTCATGCAGTAGCTGTGCccacagggaatagtcaccggatccttcagaaGATCCAGACAGATTGAACAGCTCAGTTTCTCTCGATCCAGCTGAAGCACATGCTGCGCCATTTCTCCTCCAGACGACAGTGAATGTCAGTAAGTTTCACTCTCTGTTTCCAGATAAAAGCTGAGCTCATTTCCTTGATGTTCAGTCACTGGTCTGTAGTGTATGAGCCTATCAGCTGTTGCATTTCATCACATGGTGTTTAGACCCATGTTTTCACTGGCAGATCTATGAAAGGGGAGGAACTACCAACgtcagagctgaatgtgctgtgAGAGTTTctcagagcaggaggagccgAGCCTGGCCAGTCAGTAACGTCTGGGTGGGGTTAAAAAGTTCTG
It contains:
- the LOC141007175 gene encoding tripartite motif-containing protein 16-like → MAQHVLQLDREKLSCSICLDLLKDPVTIPCGHSYCMSCIKDCWDTEKDKEAHSCPQCRQSFTPRPVLVKNTMLAEFVEELKKVQLQASSPDHSYAGPGDVACDYCTGKKLKAFKSCLVCMLSYCEQHLQPHYSVALLKKHKLVEATLKLQENICSRHDEVMKIFCRTDQQCICYLCSMDDHKGHDTVSAAAERAERQTELGASQQTIQQRIQDREKDVKVLQRRVEAINLSADKAVEDSEKTFTRLIRLIEKRSSDVKQQIRSQQKTEVSRAKDLEEELQQEITELRRKDAELEKLSHTEDHLHFLNNYFSLSRLSEPKDLPSVDIRPLCSFEGVTAAVSEARDKLQAVLSEEWTKISRAVTRVDVLEPRTRTELLKYSCDITLDPNTANTRLSLSGRNRKATLMSVDQVYSAHPHRFVEWCQVLSREGLTGRCYWEVKWSGYVCIAVAYKNISRTGTYTECGFGNNNKSWSLRYNSGGYKFRHNNVATSISGPQSSIGVYLDHSAGTLSYYSVSETITLLHRVQTTFTQPLYAGFWLLGGTGTTAELCELK